A region of Panthera uncia isolate 11264 chromosome D4, Puncia_PCG_1.0, whole genome shotgun sequence DNA encodes the following proteins:
- the STPG3 gene encoding protein STPG3 isoform X2, which produces MNFDQKAVKFLANFYINGGKHWTHGPLRQKTLVPYQPKACVLLLGPPPGAAWEEMWTPGGQEFPPGLGMQMSPPQERPPICTQNLKELLLERRPPIVTDLQIPGPTKYQVPDASIRECSPHPHFSIGRKHSTREGGGRRAWQTAWFQSESPFTQKVDFNQEQKWPSPADYQPLNRPACPAFSFGGRRPASKTVEARSRPGLLRAGGAGYRAQPRLQAPPPAPGGEKRPGPNTYDISPGCRLQSHRPPAFSMSRSPAFASWISSSHTPGPAAYHVEDCYNSRFPSAPGVVIQGVRRPKRHDTGPFCTL; this is translated from the exons ATGAATTTTGACCAGAAGGCTGTGAAATTCCTGGCAAATTTTTACATCAATGGAGGCAAACACTGGACCCATGGCCCCCTGAGGCAGAAGACACTTGTGCCATACCA GCCCAAGGCCTGTGTGTTGTTGCTGGGCCCCCCACCAGGGGCCGCCTGGGAGGAGATGTGGACCCCTGGAGGGCAGGAGTTCCCACCTGGCCTCGGGATGCAAATGAGTCCCCCCCAGGAGCGTCCCCCTATCTGCACCCAGAACCTGAAGGAGCTGT TACTGGAGCGGCGCCCACCCATCGTGACCGACCTGCAGATCCCCGGCCCCACCAAGTACCAGGTGCCCGATGCTTCAATACGCGAGTGCTCCCCACATCCCCACTTCAGCATCGGCCGCAAGCACTCCACCCGCG AGGGCGGTGGCCGCAGGGCGTGGCAGACAGCGTGGTTCCAGAGCGAAAGCCCCTTCACACAGAAAGTCGACTTTAACCAAGAGCAAAAG TGGCCATCGCCCGCGGACTATCAACCACTCAACCGGCCTGCCTGCCCGGCCTTCAGCTTTGGGGGCCGCCGCCCCGCCTCCAAGACAGTTGAGGCCCGCTCCCGGCCGGGGCTGCTGCGGGCCGGGGGTGCGGGTTACCGTGCCCAGCCCCGGCTCCAGGCCCCTCCTCCGGCCCCGGGGGGCGAGAAGCGCCCAGGCCCCAACACCTACGACATCTCTCCTGGGTGCCGGCTGCAGAGCCACCGCCCGCCCGCCTTCTCCATGAGCCGTTCACCTGCGTTCGCCTCCTGGATCAGCTCCT CCCACACTCCCGGCCCAGCTGCCTACCATGTGGAGGATTGCTATAACTCGCGCTTCCCCTCAGCACCTGGGGTGGTCATCCAGGGTGTGCGAAGACCCAAGCGCCATGACACAGGACCCTTCTGCACGCTGTAG
- the STPG3 gene encoding protein STPG3 isoform X1 — protein sequence MNFDQKAVKFLANFYINGGKHWTHGPLRQKTLVPYQPKACVLLLGPPPGAAWEEMWTPGGQEFPPGLGMQMSPPQERPPICTQNLKELLLERRPPIVTDLQIPGPTKYQVPDASIRECSPHPHFSIGRKHSTREGGGRRAWQTAWFQSESPFTQKVDFNQEQKWPSPADYQPLNRPACPAFSFGGRRPASKTVEARSRPGLLRAGGAGYRAQPRLQAPPPAPGGEKRPGPNTYDISPGCRLQSHRPPAFSMSRSPAFASWISSCKEASDDRGQALGAGRGTQPVGSWELAPQLGWGSRLLSAAHTPGPAAYHVEDCYNSRFPSAPGVVIQGVRRPKRHDTGPFCTL from the exons ATGAATTTTGACCAGAAGGCTGTGAAATTCCTGGCAAATTTTTACATCAATGGAGGCAAACACTGGACCCATGGCCCCCTGAGGCAGAAGACACTTGTGCCATACCA GCCCAAGGCCTGTGTGTTGTTGCTGGGCCCCCCACCAGGGGCCGCCTGGGAGGAGATGTGGACCCCTGGAGGGCAGGAGTTCCCACCTGGCCTCGGGATGCAAATGAGTCCCCCCCAGGAGCGTCCCCCTATCTGCACCCAGAACCTGAAGGAGCTGT TACTGGAGCGGCGCCCACCCATCGTGACCGACCTGCAGATCCCCGGCCCCACCAAGTACCAGGTGCCCGATGCTTCAATACGCGAGTGCTCCCCACATCCCCACTTCAGCATCGGCCGCAAGCACTCCACCCGCG AGGGCGGTGGCCGCAGGGCGTGGCAGACAGCGTGGTTCCAGAGCGAAAGCCCCTTCACACAGAAAGTCGACTTTAACCAAGAGCAAAAG TGGCCATCGCCCGCGGACTATCAACCACTCAACCGGCCTGCCTGCCCGGCCTTCAGCTTTGGGGGCCGCCGCCCCGCCTCCAAGACAGTTGAGGCCCGCTCCCGGCCGGGGCTGCTGCGGGCCGGGGGTGCGGGTTACCGTGCCCAGCCCCGGCTCCAGGCCCCTCCTCCGGCCCCGGGGGGCGAGAAGCGCCCAGGCCCCAACACCTACGACATCTCTCCTGGGTGCCGGCTGCAGAGCCACCGCCCGCCCGCCTTCTCCATGAGCCGTTCACCTGCGTTCGCCTCCTGGATCAGCTCCTGTAAGGAGGCTTCTGATGACAGAGGCCAGGCCCTGGGAGCAGGACGGGGGACTCAGCCTgtggggagctgggagctggCGCCGCAGCTTGGGTGGGGCTCCCGCCTTCTCTCCGCAGCCCACACTCCCGGCCCAGCTGCCTACCATGTGGAGGATTGCTATAACTCGCGCTTCCCCTCAGCACCTGGGGTGGTCATCCAGGGTGTGCGAAGACCCAAGCGCCATGACACAGGACCCTTCTGCACGCTGTAG
- the STPG3 gene encoding protein STPG3 isoform X3, translated as MWTPGGQEFPPGLGMQMSPPQERPPICTQNLKELLLERRPPIVTDLQIPGPTKYQVPDASIRECSPHPHFSIGRKHSTREGGGRRAWQTAWFQSESPFTQKVDFNQEQKWPSPADYQPLNRPACPAFSFGGRRPASKTVEARSRPGLLRAGGAGYRAQPRLQAPPPAPGGEKRPGPNTYDISPGCRLQSHRPPAFSMSRSPAFASWISSCKEASDDRGQALGAGRGTQPVGSWELAPQLGWGSRLLSAAHTPGPAAYHVEDCYNSRFPSAPGVVIQGVRRPKRHDTGPFCTL; from the exons ATGTGGACCCCTGGAGGGCAGGAGTTCCCACCTGGCCTCGGGATGCAAATGAGTCCCCCCCAGGAGCGTCCCCCTATCTGCACCCAGAACCTGAAGGAGCTGT TACTGGAGCGGCGCCCACCCATCGTGACCGACCTGCAGATCCCCGGCCCCACCAAGTACCAGGTGCCCGATGCTTCAATACGCGAGTGCTCCCCACATCCCCACTTCAGCATCGGCCGCAAGCACTCCACCCGCG AGGGCGGTGGCCGCAGGGCGTGGCAGACAGCGTGGTTCCAGAGCGAAAGCCCCTTCACACAGAAAGTCGACTTTAACCAAGAGCAAAAG TGGCCATCGCCCGCGGACTATCAACCACTCAACCGGCCTGCCTGCCCGGCCTTCAGCTTTGGGGGCCGCCGCCCCGCCTCCAAGACAGTTGAGGCCCGCTCCCGGCCGGGGCTGCTGCGGGCCGGGGGTGCGGGTTACCGTGCCCAGCCCCGGCTCCAGGCCCCTCCTCCGGCCCCGGGGGGCGAGAAGCGCCCAGGCCCCAACACCTACGACATCTCTCCTGGGTGCCGGCTGCAGAGCCACCGCCCGCCCGCCTTCTCCATGAGCCGTTCACCTGCGTTCGCCTCCTGGATCAGCTCCTGTAAGGAGGCTTCTGATGACAGAGGCCAGGCCCTGGGAGCAGGACGGGGGACTCAGCCTgtggggagctgggagctggCGCCGCAGCTTGGGTGGGGCTCCCGCCTTCTCTCCGCAGCCCACACTCCCGGCCCAGCTGCCTACCATGTGGAGGATTGCTATAACTCGCGCTTCCCCTCAGCACCTGGGGTGGTCATCCAGGGTGTGCGAAGACCCAAGCGCCATGACACAGGACCCTTCTGCACGCTGTAG
- the NELFB gene encoding negative elongation factor B: MFAGLQDLGVANGEDLKETLTNCTEPLKAIEQFQTENGVLLPSLQSALPFLDLHGTPRLEFHQSVFDELRDKLLERVSAIASEGKAEERYKKLEDLLEKSFSLVKMPSLQPVVMCVMKHLPKVPEKKLKLVMADKELYRACAVEVKRQIWQDNQALFGDEVSPLLKQYILEKESALFSTELSVLHNFFSPSPKTRRQGEVVQKLTQMVGKNVKLYDMVLQFLRTLFLRTRNVHYCTLRAELLMSLHELDVGDICSVDPCHKFTWCLDACIRERFVDSKRARELQGFLDGVKKGQEQVLGDLSMILCDPFAINTLSLSTVRHLQELVGQETLPRDSPDLLLLLRLLALGQGAWDMIDSQVFKEPKMEVELITRFLPMLMSFVVDDHTFNVDQKLPAEEKAPVMYPNTLPESFTKFLQEHRMACEVGLYYVLHITKQRNKNALLRLLPGLVETFGDLAFGDIFLHLLMGNLALLADEFALEDFCRSLFDGFLLTASPRKENVQRHVLRLLIHLHHRVAPSRLDALRKALEPTGQSGEAVKELYSQLGERLEQLEHRKPSPAQAAETPALELPLPAVSTPAGL; the protein is encoded by the exons ATGTTCGCGGGGCTGCAGGACCTGGGCGTGGCCAACGGCGAAGACCTGAAGGAGACGCTGACCAACTGCACGGAGCCGCTCAAGGCCATCGAGCAGTTCCAG acAGAGAATGGCGTGCTGCTGCCCTCCCTGCAGTCGGCCTTGCCTTTCTTGGACCTGCATGGGACACCTCGGCTGGAGTTCCACCAGTCGGTGTTTGACGAGCTTCGGGACAAGCTGCTGGAGCGGGTGTCCGCCATTGCCTCAGAGGGGAAGGCTGAGGAAAG GTATAAGAAACTGGAAGATCTTCTAGAAAAGAGCTTTTCTCTGGTGAAGATGCCGTCCCTGCAGCCAGTGGTGATGTGTGTCATGAAACATTTGCCCAAG GTTCCGGAGAAGAAGCTGAAGCTGGTGATGGCCGACAAGGAGCTGTACCGGGCCTGTGCTGTGGAGGTGAAGCGGCAGATCTGGCAGGACAACCAGGCACTGTTTGGCGACGAAGTTTCTCCGCTCCTGAAGCAGTACATCCTAGAGAAGGAGAGTGCGCTTTTCAGCACCGAGCTCTCCGTCCTGCACAACTTCTTCAGCCCTTCCCCAAAGACGAGGCGCCAGGGCGAG GTGGTGCAGAAGCTGACGCAGATGGTGGGGAAGAATGTGAAGCTGTACGACATGGTGCTGCAGTTCCTGCGGACCCTCTTCCTGCGGACCCGGAACGTGCACTACTGCACGCTGCGGGCCGAGCTGCTCATGTCCCTGCACGAGCTGGACGTCGGGGACATCTGCTCCGTGGACCCCTGCCATAAG TTTACTTGGTGCCTGGATGCCTGCATTCGTGAGCGGTTTGTGGACAGCAAGAGAGCCCGAGAGCTGCAGGGGTTTCTTGACGGCGTGAAGAAGGGGCAGGAGCAAGTCCTAGG GGACCTGTCCATGATCCTGTGTGACCCCTTTGCCATCAACACCCTGTCGCTGAGCACCGTCAGGCACCTGCAGGAGCTGGTCGGCCAGGAGACCCTGCCTAGG GACAGTCCCGATCTTCTGCTGCTGCTCAGGCTGCTGGCGCTGGGCCAGGGGGCATGGGACATGATTGACAGCCAGGTCTTCAAGGAGCCCAAGATG GAGGTGGAGCTCATCACCAGGTTCCTGCCCATGCTCATGTCCTTCGTGGTCGACGACCACACCTTCAACGTGGACCAGAAGCTGCCGGCTGAGGAGAAAGCCCCGGTTATGTACCCGAACACGCTCCCGGAGAGTTTCACCAA GTTCCTGCAGGAGCACCGCATGGCCTGCGAGGTGGGGCTGTACTACGTGCTGCACATCACCAAGCAGAGGAACAAGAACGCGCTCCTGCGCCTGCTGCCGGGGCTGG TGGAGACCTTTGGCGACCTGGCGTTTGGGGACATCTTCCTGCACCTGCTCATGGGGAACTTGGCGCTGCTGGCCGACGAGTTTGCCCTGGAGGACTTCTGCAGGAGCCTCTTCGATGGCTTCCTCCTCACGGCctcgcccag GAAGGAGAACGTGCAGCGCCACGTGCTGCGGCTCCTCATCCACCTGCACCACCGGGTGGCCCCGTCCAGGCTGGACGCCCTGCGGAAGGCGCTGGAGCCCACGGGCCAG AGCGGAGAGGCAGTGAAGGAACTTTACTCTCAGCTCGGTGAGCGGCTAGAGCAGCTGGAGCATCGGAAGCCCAGCCCGGCCCAGGCCGCGGAGACTCCGGCCCTGGAGTTGCCCCTCCCCGCCGTGTCCACTCCGGCTGGGCTCTGA